Below is a window of Stappia sp. DNA.
CCAGGCAAGCGGCCTGTCGCCGGTCGGCTCATAGGCGCGGGCATCGGCCACCGTTTCCACCAGCCGTACCGCGCCCTCGGGGAGTTGCCCCATGGTGCCGATCACCTCCGGATGGCCCGCGTGACCGATCAGGATGATCTCGCGTCCGCGCCGGTGATGGATCTCGGCTTCCTTGTGCACCTTCGAGACGAGCGGGCAGGTCGCGTCGAGATAGAACATGTTGCGCGCCTGCGCGGCCGCCGGGACGGATTTGGGCACGCCATGGGCGGAAAACACCACCGGCCGCTCGACATCCGCTTCGGGGATCTCGGTCAGTTCCTCGATGAAGACCGCGCCCTTGGTCCTCAGCCCCTCCACCACGAACTTGTTGTGCACGATTTCGTGGCGGACATAGACCGGCGCGCCGTAGCGCTCCAGCGCCAGCTCGACGATCTGCACGGCGCGGTCGACGCCGGCGCAGAATCCGCGCGGCGCGCACAGCAGCACATCGAGCGCCGGTCGCGCCGCGTCGCCGGTCGCGCGTGGTGCCTGATCCGTCGAACCCGGGGTTGTCGAAGCCACCGCCGGCCTCCTTTCGTCGCTGTCCGTCGCGTCGCTGTCCGTCGTCGCTGCGCGGTCATGGTGACACTGCGCTGACGTGCCGGCAATAGAG
It encodes the following:
- the ispH gene encoding 4-hydroxy-3-methylbut-2-enyl diphosphate reductase yields the protein MLLCAPRGFCAGVDRAVQIVELALERYGAPVYVRHEIVHNKFVVEGLRTKGAVFIEELTEIPEADVERPVVFSAHGVPKSVPAAAQARNMFYLDATCPLVSKVHKEAEIHHRRGREIILIGHAGHPEVIGTMGQLPEGAVRLVETVADARAYEPTGDRPLAWITQTTLSVDDTKEIVDTLTERFPDIVAPHKDDICYATTNRQEAVKAVAPKVDAMVVVGAPNSSNSQRLREVAERAGCPTAILVQRAADIPWDALPALSRLGITAGASAPEVLVEEIIGAFADRYRVTVETVRTADETVAFNLPRVLREPVVS